The sequence CTTGCGGATGAGCGGGCCGCGCCACGTCACGCCTGTCAGGTCGTTGCCCTTCTCCAGATACAGCACGTCGCCCTCGACGCGGACCTTGCCCGGCGCGGCGAAGTCCGAAACACGCCACCCTTCGCTCCATTGCATTGATCCGGGCAGCACCTGCCCCGCCGCGCCCGCATTGTGGCGCAATTTGAATCCCGGAACGGGCGCCAGTTTCGCGGTGTCGTCGGTCGGCGTATCGGTGGCCGGTTCTTCCGTCTCTGCCCGGCCTTCCAGGCGCCCCAGCAACAACAACGCGGGCAACAGCACACAAAGCCAGGCCAGACGACTCGTCCTCGCAGGAACGCGCACCATTTTAAGCCTCCCTCAGCCGATTATCGTGTTGTGACGCGGCTTCGATTCATTATACACGCTTGGCGGCCGGGCCGTCCTTCTGCACGGGTGTCTTCCCGCGTGTTCTGCTCACAAGTTACAGCACGCATTCTCATTACCCCGATCTTCCGGCTGGTCCGTCAGGCGCCGTTTCTTCCATGACATAGTGCGCTTGATATTGGGGCACGGGCTGGGCAAGGATGCCGCAGGCGGGCGGAACGGGAAGACTATCGCCGCGCCGTTTTTCCAAACACGAAGGAGACAGCCATGAAGTGTGCCGCCACGGTGCTTGTCGTGCTCGTTCTGGGCGGGTCCGGTTGCGCGAGGGGCGCGGACGCGCCCGCGCTGCCGGAGCTCAGCGACAAGACTCTTGTGGTCTGGGCGCGGCCCGCGAACCTGACGCAGCAGGGCGGCAGCGCACTGACCATCGAACAGCGCGGCATTTTTGACGCCATCGTGCTTGGCGAGCGCGCGCCGGGCAAGTGGATGGCCGGCAGCAACAATTTCCTGCGCACACAGGATGACCAGAGCGCAAACGCTGTGGAAACGGCCGGGCCGGACATGCTGGTGCAGGTTGCCATCGCGTACGCGGGCAAACGCGTGACGCTGCACCGGGACGGCGCCGTCTATGCGGTTTACGAGGTGGCCGAACCGCAGACCTTCGCGGAAGGCAGCATGGTCCTTATCGGGCTGCGTCACCTGGACCGGCGCGGCCAGCAGAACGCCTATTTCGCCGGTGCGATTGAAGAGGCCCGCATTTATGACCGCGCGTTGATCGGGGCCGAAATCGCGGCGTTGAAGCCGAATATGCCCTCGGAACCCGCGCCGCTGGCCTGCTGGGACTTTGAAGACGGCGCCGCCAGAGACACCATGGGCGTGTTTGCCGATGGCTTGCTCCTGGGCGGTGCGCGCATCGAGGGCGGGCGTCTTGTGCTCGACGGGATGTCCGCGTACATGAGAACGCCCGATGACGCCAGCGCGGGCGGCGCGTCGCCGCTGCATTTCCGGCCCGCGGCCGGGGTGATGGCCGACACGATCCCCTTTTACTGGAAAGGCGAGTATCACATCTTCTACTTGCGCGGCGGCATCGGCAAAGTACCTTGGGAACATGTGGTGTCCAGGGACCTGGTCCGCTGGCGCGAACTGCCGACGGCGCTTTTGTCCGACGGCGCGCCGGACAGCCCCGATGGCGGCCACATGTTCACCGGCAGCGTCATTGAGAAGGACGGGACCTTCCACATCTTCTATACCGGCCATAATCCCCAGAATCCAGAGGGACAGGAATTCACGATGCACGCCACGAGTCCGGATCTCATCACCTGGACCAAACACCCGGAAGACAAACTCGGGCCGGATGGCGTCATCTATTCAAATGCGCCGCACAACCGCAATTGGCGCGATTCATATGTGTTCCGGAATGACGCCGAGCAGCAATACTGGATGCTGGTCATCGCCGACGGCGTGCGGGAGAAAAAGCCCGTGCAAGGGCTGCTCACATCGAAAGACCTCGCTGCCTGGACCTATGAGCAGCCGCTTGCGGGCGCAGATGGCCAGGAATGTCCCGACCTGTTCCGTATCGGCGGCACGTGGTATCTCCTCGGCGGCGACCACTACCTGTGCGCGCCACATCCGCGCGGGCCTTACACGCGCCCTGCGTTCAGCGTCATCGACCGGCCCGGTGTTTACGCGGCCAAGCGCATGTTCGACGGGCAGCGGCACATCTGGACCGGCTGGGCGTGGGACACCGCGACGCTGCGCGATGGCGAGAATGGCATCTGGGGCGGCGACCAGTGTCTGCCCCGCGAACTGCATCCCGGCCCGGACGGGCAGCTCTTCTGCAAACCCGCGCGCGAGGTCGAGGCCGCCTTCTCAAACACGGTGAGACCCAATCCGGAAATCCTGGAAGGCGCGTGGGACAGGAGCGGCGGCAAGCTCACGGGTGCGCCAGAAGGGGCTGGCATCGCCCGGTGCCGCTGCGCCGTCCCGGCGGATTACATGTTTACCTGCAAGTTCCGTCTCGACCGCAAGGGGCAAGTGACCTTTCTGATGCGCCAGCGCGATGACGGCCGCGCGTACCGCTTCTCGGTGCGACCGGACGCGCAGTCGGCGGCGTTGTCGGGCGAGAATATCGACAGGGTGCATGACCACGTCGCCGTGAATACGGACGAACCCATCACTGTGAAGGGGTTTGTGCTCGGCAGCCTGATTGAGTGCTTCCTCAACGACGACTATGCGTTCACGCGGCGCGCGTACAATCTGCGCTCGGGCAGCCTCGGCCTGGAAGTCGAGAACGGCGCTATCGAGATCCTCGACCTGTCCGTCAGTTCGCCTGCCGACACGCCGCTTCCCTTGGACGACTCGGGGTTTGTCCCCATTTTTGATGGCAAGACTTTGACGGGGTGGGAATCGCCGGACATGAGCTACTGGAGCATCGAGGAGGGAGCGATTACGGGCCGCATTACGCCGGAGCATCCCTGCACGGTCAATCAGTATCTCGTGTGGGAAGGCGGCGCGCTGGACGATTTCGAACTGAAGATGAACTACCGGATGTTCGGCGCGTCGGCTTCGAACGGCGGCTTCCAGTTCCGCAGCGCCTTGCTTCCCGGCCACGACATCGCCGGCTACCAGATGGACAACAACCTCCAGACCGACTGGCTTGTGCGGCTCTACGACGAACACGGCCGCGAGACCCTCGCCTGGCGCGGGCAGCGCACAGCCATCGGGCCGGACGGCGCCGTGAACACCGTGTCCCTCCCCGAAGCGGGGGGGCCCGCGCCGTTCAGGCTTGAGGAGTGGCACGAATACCGGCTTATCTGTTGCGGTGCGCACATCAGCCTGTATGTCAATGGCCAACTCATGGCTGACGTGGTGGACGACGACCCGGCGCAGCGCGACCGTTCCGGGATCCTCGGCCTGCAGTTGCACAGCGGCGACCCGGTAACCGTGCAATTCAAGGATCTGCTGCTCAAGAGACTGCGTTAGCGCGTGGAGGTTGTGGACGAGGTCAGCACGAGGGGCGGCTCGGGCGCGATGACGTGTGGGACGCCAACTGGCCGGCGGCGGGCTCCTCCGTCGGGGTCTTGGCGATGCGGCCCGGCGCGGACACCGCCAAGTCGTCTCCACGGAATCTTCCAGAAGCCATCGCAAGGCGTGATTCCCGCTTCTTGCAGGAGCGAGGCCCGTCTCGCCCTTGCGAAACGCGGTCACAGTCAGCACGAACTGAAAACGGAAACGCCCCCTTTCAACAAGGGGCTCTTGGAAGGAACATCCACGTGGGTTTGATGAGAATCGGGCGGAAACGAAGTGAAAATGCCCGAAAGAGAGAGTGGTCGGGGTGATTGGATTTGAACCAACGCTCTCTTGACCCCCAGTCAAGCGCCTTAGACCGGGCTAGGCCACACCCCGACAACGTGTACCATGAGAATCATAGCAGACCCTGGGCCGCAGGCACAAGGCGCGGGCGATTGTTGCCTGGCGTGGCAAGCCGCCGGTGCCGCGCGCCCGGCCGGGTGTCTTTGAGCGCCCCTACGGCTCGATGCTATACTGAACGCGTGTTCAGTTGCGTCTACGGGCGCCCTCGCAGCGATGACAACACCTGCCCGCGGAATCGTGTCCATGCCGGAAAAAGCCTACATCAAGACGTTCGGCTGTCAGATGAACGAGCATGACAGCTTCCGAATGATGGACCTCCTGCGCGAGGCGGGATATGGCATTGCCGAATCGCCGGACGACGCGTCGGTCATCCTGCTGAACACGTGCAGCGTGCGGCACAATCCGGAAAACAAGGTGTACAGCTTTCTGGGCGCGCTGCGGCGGCGGAAGATGCAGCGGCCGGACATCATCGTGGGCGTAGCGGGCTGCGTCGCGCAGCAGGAAGGCGAACGGCTGCTCGAACGGGAGAAAGCG is a genomic window of Candidatus Hydrogenedentota bacterium containing:
- a CDS encoding DUF1080 domain-containing protein, whose translation is MKCAATVLVVLVLGGSGCARGADAPALPELSDKTLVVWARPANLTQQGGSALTIEQRGIFDAIVLGERAPGKWMAGSNNFLRTQDDQSANAVETAGPDMLVQVAIAYAGKRVTLHRDGAVYAVYEVAEPQTFAEGSMVLIGLRHLDRRGQQNAYFAGAIEEARIYDRALIGAEIAALKPNMPSEPAPLACWDFEDGAARDTMGVFADGLLLGGARIEGGRLVLDGMSAYMRTPDDASAGGASPLHFRPAAGVMADTIPFYWKGEYHIFYLRGGIGKVPWEHVVSRDLVRWRELPTALLSDGAPDSPDGGHMFTGSVIEKDGTFHIFYTGHNPQNPEGQEFTMHATSPDLITWTKHPEDKLGPDGVIYSNAPHNRNWRDSYVFRNDAEQQYWMLVIADGVREKKPVQGLLTSKDLAAWTYEQPLAGADGQECPDLFRIGGTWYLLGGDHYLCAPHPRGPYTRPAFSVIDRPGVYAAKRMFDGQRHIWTGWAWDTATLRDGENGIWGGDQCLPRELHPGPDGQLFCKPAREVEAAFSNTVRPNPEILEGAWDRSGGKLTGAPEGAGIARCRCAVPADYMFTCKFRLDRKGQVTFLMRQRDDGRAYRFSVRPDAQSAALSGENIDRVHDHVAVNTDEPITVKGFVLGSLIECFLNDDYAFTRRAYNLRSGSLGLEVENGAIEILDLSVSSPADTPLPLDDSGFVPIFDGKTLTGWESPDMSYWSIEEGAITGRITPEHPCTVNQYLVWEGGALDDFELKMNYRMFGASASNGGFQFRSALLPGHDIAGYQMDNNLQTDWLVRLYDEHGRETLAWRGQRTAIGPDGAVNTVSLPEAGGPAPFRLEEWHEYRLICCGAHISLYVNGQLMADVVDDDPAQRDRSGILGLQLHSGDPVTVQFKDLLLKRLR